In Deltaproteobacteria bacterium, the DNA window GAAAGATTTCGAAAGGGGAATGCGCTACCTGGTGAACCTCTGCCATCGGGTTTCCCGTGGCGTGGAATGGGAGATGCTCCGGACCTACGCCACAGAATGTCTGCAAAACCGGGAATGGTTAGAGAGCCAGGGTGCCCGGACTCACGTCTATGGCGGGGCTGCCTTTCCGCAACTGTCTGGCGAAGATTCCATAGAAAAGCGAATGATAACCGGACCCAACTCGGAGGATGAAAACGCCTTCTGGAATTTCCTCCGCACTCGGGTGGAAAGCCGAAACATCGCGGTATGGAACCGATCGCCGGCTAAGGCCTTCCTGACCGATTCCCAAGGGGCCGTGATTGGCGCTATTATTCAAAAGGAAGGAAAAGAAAAGGCCGTGCAAGCCAAGAAGGGCATAATCCTCACCTGCGGGGGTTTTGAATTTGATGAGTGGATGAAGATGAACTATCTCAAAGGGTACCCTTACTATTCTTTGGGGACGCCGGGGAACACGGGGGATGGCGTACGCATGGCCCAGCAGGTGGGCGCAGACCTCTGGCATATGTCTGGGGTTTCCACGCTTTTGGGCTTTAAGGTTCCCGAATTTGAAGCAGCTTTCATGATCCGCCCGGCCTCCAACCGCTATATTTTTGTGGACCAGCAAGGGAAGCGCTTTGCCTCGGAATTCGCCGACATTCATGCCTATAATTTTCTCGTCGATTTTTTTGACCCCCACAGCTTACGCTATCCCCGTATCCCCTGTTTTTTGATTGGCGACGAAGCCACTCGCCAAGCTGGCCCGATAGGGGTGACTGCCATAGGATACAATCGGGGGCGATATGCCTGGTCTAAGGATAATGAAAAAGAAATTCGGCGCGGCTGGATCGTTGCTGATGATACCCTTGCTGGCCTGGCCCAAAAAACAGGCCTGGACCGAACTATGCTGGAGAAGACCGTTGACCAATATAACCAAAACTGCCAGCGCGGTGAGGATGTAGAATTTCACCGTCCCCAAGATAAACTGGCTTCTTTGGGGCCGGGGCCTTACTACGCCGTGAAATTATGGCCCTGCCTCCTGAACACCCAGGGAGGACCCCGGCGCAATGCTAAGGCCCAGGTCCTTTACCCCGATGGGCGCCCCATTCCGCGGCTGTACAGCGCCGG includes these proteins:
- a CDS encoding FAD-binding protein produces the protein MKWDEETEVLIIGFGGAGAVAAMTAHDSGAKVLVVEKMEKGGGNTNLSMSGFLSLKDFERGMRYLVNLCHRVSRGVEWEMLRTYATECLQNREWLESQGARTHVYGGAAFPQLSGEDSIEKRMITGPNSEDENAFWNFLRTRVESRNIAVWNRSPAKAFLTDSQGAVIGAIIQKEGKEKAVQAKKGIILTCGGFEFDEWMKMNYLKGYPYYSLGTPGNTGDGVRMAQQVGADLWHMSGVSTLLGFKVPEFEAAFMIRPASNRYIFVDQQGKRFASEFADIHAYNFLVDFFDPHSLRYPRIPCFLIGDEATRQAGPIGVTAIGYNRGRYAWSKDNEKEIRRGWIVADDTLAGLAQKTGLDRTMLEKTVDQYNQNCQRGEDVEFHRPQDKLASLGPGPYYAVKLWPCLLNTQGGPRRNAKAQVLYPDGRPIPRLYSAGELGSLYGLLYQGAGNLGECLAFGRIAGREAAKESLRD